One genomic window of [Limnothrix rosea] IAM M-220 includes the following:
- a CDS encoding response regulator has product MTKILIIEDEAQTRNVFLRCLEIEGFDTCAASNALDGLELALREQPDLIVCDILMPDQTGYFVLSKLRRSPQTAAIPFIFLTAKVTMSELRQGMQLGADDYLTKPCTVEQFLEAIAVRLQRHQDVIISQSNQNPSTGIASQPVTNRFDESESLDFCFPHNETLNPIFRFIETHYNQSVKLDEIAREVGYSPAYLTNLVQKETGRTIKQWIIARRMMQARKLLKNTTQTVREIANHCGYPDAGYFTSQFRKFHDETPLKWRKTATIATK; this is encoded by the coding sequence ATGACAAAAATTTTAATCATTGAAGACGAAGCACAAACTCGCAATGTCTTTCTTCGATGCTTAGAGATTGAAGGTTTTGATACCTGTGCCGCAAGTAATGCCCTAGATGGACTTGAGCTGGCCTTGCGTGAGCAACCGGATCTGATTGTTTGTGACATCCTTATGCCGGATCAAACGGGTTATTTTGTTTTATCTAAATTGCGGCGATCGCCCCAAACGGCCGCGATTCCTTTTATCTTTCTTACGGCAAAGGTCACCATGTCTGAATTGCGCCAAGGTATGCAATTGGGAGCCGATGACTATCTCACGAAACCCTGTACGGTTGAGCAATTTCTAGAGGCGATCGCCGTTCGCTTACAACGTCACCAAGATGTAATCATTAGCCAATCCAATCAAAACCCGAGTACGGGTATAGCATCCCAACCAGTTACGAACAGATTTGACGAATCAGAAAGTCTAGATTTTTGCTTTCCCCATAATGAGACTTTAAACCCGATTTTCCGATTTATTGAGACCCATTACAATCAATCAGTAAAGCTCGATGAGATTGCAAGGGAAGTGGGCTATTCTCCGGCCTATTTAACCAATTTAGTGCAAAAAGAAACCGGGCGAACTATTAAGCAATGGATTATTGCCCGACGAATGATGCAGGCACGAAAACTCCTTAAAAACACCACCCAAACAGTTAGAGAAATCGCCAACCATTGCGGTTACCCCGATGCCGGTTACTTCACGAGTCAATTTCGCAAGTTCCACGACGAAACGCCTTTAAAATGGCGCAAAACAGCAACAATTGCTACAAAATAA